The Paenibacillus sp. YPG26 genome includes a window with the following:
- a CDS encoding response regulator transcription factor: protein MRILIVDDQRLMREGLATLIGLEPDIEVIGTAVDGIDAYTKALEWRPEVVLMDIRMPGMDGAQASELILKHLPETKILILTTFDDAELILRVLGTGVHGYLLKDMPSEAIVSAVHTVYNGGTVLQPDITTTLLKELRSLSDSSQQAHSLNLNEPQGLLLLTEREREVLAVLGQGLNNKEIADLLHITEGTVKNHVSNLISKLGLRDRTQAAIFSVRHQLQV from the coding sequence TTGAGAATTCTGATCGTGGATGATCAACGGCTTATGAGAGAAGGACTTGCGACGCTCATTGGTCTGGAACCGGACATCGAGGTGATTGGAACCGCTGTGGATGGAATCGATGCCTACACCAAAGCGCTCGAATGGCGGCCTGAAGTGGTGTTGATGGACATCCGGATGCCGGGTATGGATGGTGCCCAGGCCTCTGAGTTAATCCTTAAGCATTTACCGGAGACGAAGATCCTGATTCTGACCACCTTTGATGACGCAGAGTTGATCCTGCGGGTTCTCGGGACAGGCGTCCATGGATATCTGCTGAAGGATATGCCCTCTGAGGCAATCGTCAGCGCAGTCCATACCGTATATAATGGCGGAACCGTACTTCAGCCCGATATTACCACAACGCTCCTTAAGGAGCTCCGAAGCCTGTCGGATTCCAGTCAGCAGGCCCATTCTCTTAACCTGAATGAGCCTCAGGGGCTCCTGCTTCTAACAGAACGGGAGAGGGAAGTGCTCGCGGTGCTCGGCCAAGGATTGAACAACAAAGAGATTGCGGATCTGCTTCATATCACAGAAGGCACAGTGAAGAATCATGTCTCGAATCTTATATCCAAGCTAGGGCTGCGCGACCGGACACAAGCCGCCATATTCTCTGTCCGTCATCAATTGCAAGTCTGA
- a CDS encoding MarR family transcriptional regulator, giving the protein MKEILREIGMIARALDSISNIEFKDYDLTKGQYLYLVRICEHPGIIQEKLAEMIKVDRTTAARAIKKLEINGFIDKMEDQQNKKIKKLYPTEKGKQVYPRIKQENDHSNIVALEGLSEGEAETLFHLLQRVRSNVEQDWEFVKKGNKRIY; this is encoded by the coding sequence ATGAAGGAAATTCTGCGTGAAATCGGCATGATAGCAAGAGCCTTAGACTCGATAAGCAATATAGAATTCAAGGATTATGACCTCACCAAAGGGCAGTACTTATACCTTGTCCGCATATGTGAACACCCCGGAATCATACAGGAGAAGCTGGCTGAGATGATTAAGGTAGACCGGACAACAGCAGCACGTGCTATCAAGAAGCTTGAGATTAATGGCTTCATAGACAAGATGGAGGACCAACAGAACAAGAAGATCAAAAAGCTCTACCCAACCGAAAAAGGGAAGCAGGTGTATCCTCGTATAAAACAAGAAAATGACCATTCCAATATCGTTGCTCTGGAGGGTTTGTCCGAAGGAGAAGCCGAGACCCTGTTCCATCTTCTGCAAAGAGTCAGAAGCAATGTGGAACAAGACTGGGAATTTGTGAAAAAGGGTAACAAGCGAATTTACTAA
- a CDS encoding PLP-dependent aminotransferase family protein: MNKYSSVLIDIERKINEGQYLSGQKLPSVRSAARIYGCSISTILKAYHELEQRHAIYSMAQSGYYVVHKSQNPPEWEEDTRIDFASASPDPHVFPYLDFQHCLNKAIDTYRHQLFTYGDSKGLEKLRYTLASHLANDQVFANAERIVVTSGVQQALEILAKMPFPNGKSAILVEQPSYDLYLRYLETEGIPVQGIARSTAGIDLQELEDRFKYGGIKFFYTMPRYHNPLGISYSVEERQKIAALASKYNVYIVEDDYMADLGESRGFDPIYAYNRTSHVVYLKSFSKIIFPGLRLGAAVLPEPLLETFLACKRYADTSLLSQAALEIYIKNGMYERHKIKISSQYAARIHALNESVQRYNADGWIEISKASSGVYVQFKLPQKINIERLMKRLEQRNVSVVSGKGFYLPDYLQREKFIRISISRARLEQIDEGVRVIAEELHDCSGH; the protein is encoded by the coding sequence ATGAATAAATACTCGTCTGTCCTTATTGACATAGAACGGAAGATTAATGAAGGGCAATACCTTTCAGGCCAGAAGCTGCCTTCGGTACGGAGTGCCGCGAGAATTTATGGATGCAGCATCAGTACAATTCTGAAGGCATACCATGAATTGGAGCAGCGCCATGCCATATACTCAATGGCGCAAAGCGGCTACTACGTAGTTCACAAATCGCAGAACCCGCCGGAATGGGAAGAGGATACACGAATCGACTTTGCCTCCGCGTCGCCAGATCCGCATGTCTTTCCGTATTTGGACTTTCAGCATTGCTTGAACAAGGCGATTGATACATACAGACACCAACTGTTCACCTATGGGGACTCCAAGGGACTGGAGAAGCTCCGGTACACACTGGCTTCCCATTTAGCCAACGATCAGGTATTTGCGAATGCGGAGCGGATTGTGGTGACTTCAGGTGTGCAGCAGGCGCTGGAGATTCTGGCGAAAATGCCATTCCCGAACGGGAAGTCGGCCATTCTGGTTGAACAGCCGAGTTACGATCTCTATTTGCGTTATCTTGAGACAGAGGGTATCCCGGTTCAGGGCATCGCCAGGTCAACGGCAGGGATTGATCTGCAGGAATTAGAGGACAGGTTCAAATACGGGGGGATTAAATTCTTTTATACCATGCCGAGGTACCATAATCCGCTGGGTATCTCGTATAGCGTGGAAGAGAGACAGAAGATTGCGGCACTGGCCAGCAAGTACAATGTGTATATTGTGGAGGACGATTACATGGCCGATCTCGGTGAGAGCCGGGGATTTGATCCCATTTACGCGTATAATCGAACTTCTCATGTGGTGTATCTCAAGAGCTTCTCAAAGATCATTTTCCCGGGACTGCGCCTTGGTGCTGCCGTGCTTCCCGAGCCTTTGCTGGAGACGTTCCTTGCCTGCAAGAGATACGCAGATACCTCGCTGTTATCCCAGGCCGCACTCGAAATATATATCAAGAATGGCATGTATGAACGGCATAAGATCAAGATATCCAGCCAATATGCTGCGCGGATTCATGCCCTGAACGAGTCTGTACAGCGGTATAACGCTGATGGATGGATAGAAATTTCGAAGGCAAGCTCCGGTGTATATGTGCAGTTCAAGCTTCCGCAGAAGATCAACATCGAGCGTCTGATGAAGCGGCTTGAGCAGCGGAACGTCAGCGTTGTATCTGGAAAAGGTTTTTATTTACCGGATTATCTGCAGCGGGAGAAGTTCATCCGGATCAGCATCTCCAGGGCGCGGCTGGAGCAGATTGACGAGGGAGTCAGGGTGATTGCAGAGGAACTACACGATTGTTCTGGTCATTAA
- a CDS encoding GNAT family N-acetyltransferase yields MISLRRVQDADLEQLLFIENESFTSEEAATEEAFMERIKLIADTFIVAVKDGKILGYINGPVIAQPYITDDLFKKITANPAHGGYQSILGLAVSTQARGQGIARILIEAMEELVVQNEREGITLTCTEELIPFYEKSGFVNHGLSESQHGGLSWYNLIKLRENMNGLSLGAGCPDQP; encoded by the coding sequence ATGATTTCTTTGCGAAGAGTTCAAGACGCAGATTTAGAACAATTGTTATTCATTGAGAACGAGAGCTTCACGAGCGAGGAAGCAGCCACTGAAGAAGCATTTATGGAGAGGATTAAGCTGATCGCGGATACATTTATCGTGGCGGTTAAGGACGGGAAGATTCTCGGTTATATTAACGGACCGGTCATTGCCCAGCCGTATATAACAGATGATCTCTTTAAGAAGATTACAGCCAACCCGGCGCACGGGGGATATCAGAGCATCTTGGGACTGGCCGTGTCCACGCAGGCTCGGGGTCAAGGAATAGCCAGGATTTTAATTGAGGCCATGGAAGAGCTTGTAGTGCAGAATGAAAGAGAAGGCATCACTCTGACCTGTACAGAAGAATTGATTCCTTTCTATGAGAAGTCCGGATTTGTTAACCATGGCTTGTCGGAATCACAGCATGGGGGCTTAAGCTGGTACAACCTGATAAAGTTAAGAGAAAATATGAATGGACTATCGCTTGGAGCAGGATGCCCTGATCAGCCCTGA
- a CDS encoding GNAT family N-acetyltransferase translates to MTIIIKKCTLEDSHLLQQISYETFNETFGHQNSPENMNTYLERAFNLKQVETELCHVSSQFYVVYWNDEAAGYLKVNINEAQSEKMGDESLEIERIYVRSKFQKHGLGTYLINKARDMAIENNKKKMWLGVWEKNQKAIAFYKRMGFVHAGAHSFYMGDEEQTDLLMTRTIV, encoded by the coding sequence ATGACGATAATCATAAAAAAATGTACTCTGGAAGATTCACACCTGCTTCAACAGATAAGTTATGAGACATTTAATGAGACCTTCGGGCACCAGAATTCACCCGAGAATATGAATACCTATCTGGAAAGGGCATTTAACCTGAAGCAAGTTGAGACAGAATTGTGCCATGTTTCTTCGCAATTCTATGTTGTCTATTGGAATGACGAAGCCGCCGGATATCTCAAGGTCAACATCAATGAGGCCCAATCGGAGAAAATGGGTGATGAATCGCTTGAGATCGAGAGAATTTATGTCAGAAGCAAATTCCAAAAGCATGGGCTTGGCACATATCTGATCAATAAAGCGCGCGATATGGCGATAGAGAATAATAAAAAGAAGATGTGGCTGGGCGTCTGGGAAAAAAATCAAAAAGCCATTGCTTTTTATAAGCGAATGGGATTTGTTCACGCTGGAGCCCACTCCTTCTATATGGGCGACGAAGAACAGACCGATTTATTAATGACCAGAACAATCGTGTAG
- a CDS encoding DoxX family protein, protein MRKLKIAYWIITVCTLIGFLLSAVNELIRSPETLISTTKLLGYPAYFLTLLGVAKVIGIVVMIIPKFPRLKEWAYAGFTIDCISAFWSEIAVGNPKGSIKSVVVLFFVLLSYYLFRRIQKGMELRLVPESKRVHTA, encoded by the coding sequence ATGAGAAAACTAAAAATAGCCTACTGGATCATCACCGTGTGTACCCTGATCGGATTCTTGCTCAGTGCCGTCAATGAGCTCATTAGATCCCCGGAGACTCTAATTTCGACAACAAAGCTGCTGGGTTATCCCGCCTACTTCCTGACTCTCTTGGGTGTAGCCAAAGTCATCGGTATTGTGGTCATGATTATTCCCAAATTCCCTAGGCTGAAGGAATGGGCATATGCCGGCTTCACGATTGATTGTATATCCGCATTCTGGTCTGAAATAGCTGTAGGCAATCCTAAAGGCAGTATTAAGTCCGTCGTTGTCTTATTCTTCGTACTGCTCTCCTATTATCTGTTCCGCAGAATACAAAAAGGGATGGAATTGCGACTGGTTCCTGAATCCAAGCGTGTTCACACGGCATAA
- a CDS encoding sensor histidine kinase codes for MIENAVRTRDYTLLWKILFSSKLLIDLTLSGVFYFQTSLTVLWRLSFVIMSVAIFLLINYYYLGRRDRKKKWLIHVLILDFLLSASYGYVYIAGNFPNHLFIGITALGILMLVKNLRMQIAACVLLLIVYLAAMGSIDWYLYQELDLVSYFISCSFIIFAGIVSSLIQVYQRSRQETMQLYTQLMESHVQLQNYALKAEEWAAARERIRIARDIHDTVGHKLTALLVQMQAARKLSVVDPGRSEQTYLECEALVRSSLQEVRLSVRAIRDEPFKSASLNDSLRKLAEEFTRLAEVQTVVEVYGNPKPMPADLQLTAYRITQESLTNAQKHGQAKHAKISLTYAPTGLSLCIYNDGEIPAELKPGFGLINLQERVKECNGEVRFSVDGHEGFAVEVQLPYSLTEMERVLN; via the coding sequence ATGATTGAGAATGCGGTCAGAACCAGAGATTACACGCTGTTGTGGAAAATTTTATTTAGTTCAAAGCTGCTTATTGACTTAACGTTGTCCGGCGTATTCTATTTCCAGACTTCGCTCACGGTTTTATGGAGACTAAGCTTTGTCATCATGTCAGTGGCGATTTTCCTGCTGATTAACTACTATTACCTTGGCAGGAGAGACCGGAAGAAGAAATGGCTTATTCATGTCCTTATCCTTGACTTCCTCCTATCCGCTTCCTATGGCTATGTCTATATCGCCGGCAATTTCCCCAATCATTTATTCATCGGGATTACAGCATTGGGGATCCTAATGCTGGTCAAGAACCTCCGTATGCAGATCGCTGCCTGCGTCCTGCTGTTGATTGTCTATTTAGCCGCGATGGGGAGTATTGATTGGTACTTATATCAGGAGCTTGATCTGGTTAGCTACTTTATCTCCTGTTCATTTATCATTTTCGCCGGAATTGTCAGCTCCCTAATTCAGGTATATCAGCGCTCCCGCCAGGAGACGATGCAGCTGTATACACAGCTGATGGAATCTCATGTACAGCTGCAGAACTATGCGCTCAAGGCCGAGGAGTGGGCTGCGGCAAGGGAACGAATCCGCATTGCCCGGGACATTCATGATACTGTAGGACATAAGCTGACCGCCCTGCTGGTTCAAATGCAAGCGGCCCGCAAGCTGAGCGTGGTGGATCCGGGACGCAGTGAACAGACCTATCTGGAATGTGAAGCTCTTGTCCGCTCGTCCCTGCAGGAGGTAAGGCTCTCTGTTCGGGCCATCCGGGATGAGCCGTTCAAGTCAGCTTCACTGAACGACAGCCTTAGAAAATTAGCTGAGGAATTCACCAGACTCGCCGAGGTGCAGACCGTCGTCGAAGTGTACGGGAATCCCAAGCCCATGCCCGCTGATCTCCAATTAACGGCCTATCGGATCACACAGGAGTCACTTACCAATGCTCAAAAGCACGGTCAGGCCAAACATGCGAAAATCTCGCTAACTTATGCTCCGACCGGACTGTCCTTATGTATATACAACGATGGAGAAATCCCCGCAGAACTCAAGCCCGGGTTCGGTCTTATCAATTTGCAGGAAAGAGTGAAGGAGTGTAACGGAGAAGTGCGTTTTAGTGTGGATGGCCATGAGGGCTTTGCTGTCGAGGTGCAGCTCCCTTATTCTCTAACAGAAATGGAGCGTGTGCTTAATTGA
- a CDS encoding DMT family transporter — protein MHRPGLKLAYTSAVLNAAIIGLSFLFTKMALEFANPVDTLTYRFALSFGVMSIAVLLGRVKLNYRGQPLFKVFLLGTLYPIGFFILQSFGLQHATSSEGGIMYALSPVLTMILAFVFLQEATTLLQKLSILLSVGGVILILMMKGNGIDVSNLTGISLLFLSTLAFAGYSVLARSLLKTFSPAEISYLLLGIGFVTFLIISFTQHWITGTLSSLTAPLGSRTFIVSILYLGVMSSLVTALTANYTLSKIEASTTSVFSNLSTVVSIAAGALFLGEEIRLYHIIGSILIITGVIGANRFGRTKAKVHM, from the coding sequence ATCCATCGACCTGGACTTAAGCTTGCTTATACATCTGCTGTATTGAATGCTGCTATTATTGGACTATCTTTTTTATTTACCAAGATGGCCCTCGAGTTCGCCAACCCTGTTGACACGCTTACGTACCGTTTCGCGCTCTCCTTTGGCGTGATGTCCATCGCTGTGCTGCTTGGCAGGGTGAAGCTGAATTACCGCGGCCAACCATTATTCAAGGTGTTCCTTCTCGGAACCCTATACCCAATCGGTTTCTTTATACTTCAGTCTTTTGGACTGCAGCATGCCACGTCCTCCGAGGGAGGAATCATGTACGCCCTCTCTCCCGTCCTGACGATGATATTGGCTTTTGTATTTCTACAAGAAGCAACAACCCTATTGCAGAAGCTCTCGATTCTACTCTCCGTGGGCGGTGTTATATTGATTCTGATGATGAAAGGAAACGGCATTGATGTGTCGAACCTGACGGGGATCTCCCTCCTGTTCCTGTCCACTCTGGCTTTCGCCGGGTACAGCGTGCTGGCCCGGTCACTGCTGAAGACTTTTAGCCCCGCAGAGATCAGTTACTTATTGCTTGGAATTGGCTTCGTCACATTTCTTATAATCTCGTTCACCCAACACTGGATTACCGGAACGTTAAGCAGCCTAACCGCTCCTCTCGGCAGCCGTACTTTTATCGTGTCCATCCTTTATCTTGGTGTGATGTCCTCCCTGGTCACAGCGTTGACAGCGAACTATACCTTATCCAAAATTGAAGCTTCAACAACAAGCGTGTTCAGCAATCTTTCGACAGTTGTCTCTATTGCAGCCGGGGCACTGTTCCTGGGAGAAGAGATTAGGCTGTATCATATTATTGGCTCTATACTGATAATCACGGGGGTAATAGGAGCCAATCGTTTTGGCAGAACAAAAGCAAAGGTTCATATGTAA